One Agelaius phoeniceus isolate bAgePho1 chromosome 6, bAgePho1.hap1, whole genome shotgun sequence DNA window includes the following coding sequences:
- the SLC35C1 gene encoding GDP-fucose transporter 1, translating into MSRAQLTRTGILRMALGGGGGADPLLPAEGGGDRRAPFLLRALRIAVVVCLYWFTSIAMVFLNKYLLDSPSLRLDAPLFVTFFQCALTAALCLGLSLGAACGPPCAGLPTLRLDPKVSRSVLPLSAVFIGMVTSNNLCLKHVGVAFYNVGRSLTTVFNVLLSYLLLKQTTSLYALLACGVIIGGFWLGVDQEGAEGTLSWTGIFFGILASLCVSLNAIYTKKVLPVVDGSIWRLTFYNNINACVLFFPLMVLLGEFRTLYHFDKLGSPSFWGMMTLGGVFGFAIGYVTGLQIKFTSPLTHNVSGTAKACAQTVLAVIYFEETKSFLWWTSNLMVLGGSFAYTWVKGLEMRKVQEDPNVKSGERNDTGV; encoded by the exons ATGAGCAGAGCGCAGCTGACGCGGACGGGGATCCTGCGGATGGCGctgggcggcggcggcggcgctgacCCGCTGCTGCCGGCGGAGGGCGGCGGGGACCGGCGGGCGCCCTTCCTGCTGCGGGCGCTGCGCATCGCCGTGGTGGTCTGCCTCTACTGGTTTACGTCCATCGCCATGGTCTTCCTCAACAAGTACCTGCTGGACAGCCCCTCGCTGCGCCTCGACGCCCCTCTCTTCGTCACCTTCTTCCAGTGCGCCCTCACGGCCGCGCTCTGCCTGGGCCTCAGCCTGGGGGCGGCCTGCGGGCCCCCCTGCGccggcctgcccaccctccgcCTCGACCCCAAGGTGTCCCGCAGCGTCCTGCCCCTCTCCGCCGTCTTCATCGGCATGGTCACCTCCAACAACCTCTGCCTCAAGCATGTCGGCGTGGCCTTCTACAACGTGGGGCGCTCCCTCACCACCGTGTTCAACGTGCTGCTCTCCTACCTCCTCCTCAAGCAGACCACCTCCCTCTATGCCCTTCTGGCCTGCGGAGTCATCATAG GTGGCTTCTGGCTGGGTGTTGaccaggaaggagcagagggtaCTCTGTCATGGACAGGTATATTCTTTGGGATCTTGGCAAGCCTTTGTGTCTCTCTCAATGCCATCTACACCAAGAAAGTGCTGCCTGTGGTGGATGGTAGCATCTGGCGCCTGACCTTCTACAACAACATCAATGCTTGTGTCCTGTTCTTCCCCCTCATGGTGCTGCTGGGCGAGTTCCGCACCCTCTACCACTTTGACAAGCTGGGGAGCCCCAGTTTTTGGGGCATGATGACCTTGGGGGGAGTGTTTGGCTTTGCCATTGGGTATGTGACTGGACTTCAGATAAAGTTCACTAGCCCACTCACCCACAACGTGTCTGGGACAGCCAAGGCCTGTGCACAAACAGTGCTGGCTGTTATCTACTTTGAGGAGACAAAGAGCTTCTTGTGGTGGACGAGTAACTTGATGGTTCTGGGGGGCTCCTTTGCCTACACGTGGGTGAAAGGACTGGAAATGAGAAAGGTGCAAGAGGATCCTAATGTCAAAAGTGGTGAAAGAAATGACACTGGTGTGTAG